CTGTGGGTCCATTGAAGGGTACATCCGCTGATCCACCGCTGGCGGTGGTGGGATGTTGAAGTAGCCCGATCCTTGTGGTGCCACTTGCTGTTGGCCCTCCATCCCAGGTGGCTGAGGCTGGTCGCTGCTATGCTGCTGGGATATGACAGCCCTAGGGAGCAATCCTCCATGGGATACATGGCCTTGCCTCCCAGCCTCGTCATCATCTTGCCTTGGGGCTTGAGGCTTGCCCCACATGAGCTTCAGGCGCACACCCTTGATGACTAGCTTGTTAGCAAGCTCCTCTGCAGCTCTCTCAGCACCTTCTCTTGTTGTGTATGTCACAAATGCACAAGCACGCTGGATTACCATCCTGATGGATTCGATCTCACCATGTGCATAAAACTGATCCCTCAAATCCTGCTCACTGACTCGGTTATCAAGTCCACCAATGTAGAGGGTCCTTATAGTCTCATCATCTGGTGGCTGCAGAGATGGCATCTCACCTGCCTTACCCAAAAGCTTGAGAGCCACTGGGTCATTAACTCTGTAAAGAGTAAGAAGGGAACATCAGAAACCAAaccaaagatttaagtgaagtgtgCACATCAAGATATTCACTCAAGAGTCAACAAGGAGGAGCAATTGATCTACTGCTACTGCTTGGTATAACGGAAGTTCAATTAGGTTGAGATACCATTTTAAATAGCTACAAGCTCAGTTCTTATCTAAGTTTAGACAGCTTTAATCCCCAGATAAATGGATGTACGATAATTTTCTTCAGTTAATGCCCAAATTCAGATCAGCCACATACAAGTTTAAATGTTTATTAATCCTGCAGTTGCTTTTTCCATCCTCAGGAAACATGAAAGAGAATTGAGTTTAGTGGTGCAATCACATCATACTCTAAACATAACTTGAAACTATAGGTCAAAACAACAGAGGAAGTGAGATTAATCTGCTTATTTGGATAAGTCGGCTAAGATCCAACTACAAGGCTATTAAAGGAGAATCATTGCATGATATGATGGTTCTTGCCAGACACTCTAAAAGAAGTGTGCAATATTATGGACATATGAACATGCCATATATATCAAGGACACTCAATTTCAGAAAACAAAGTACAGCAACATGTCAATGTCTAAAAGCTAATCTGAGGTTGCTACAGGAAGTTTTAACTCATATGTCGTGATTATGAAAAACTACCTGTCAATGCTATACGGAAAAATTGCAGAGAACTAAAAGCATATACCTCAATTTCGTAGGCACAATAAAATCACATACCCATAGTAGCGATCTTTGATGTTCTGCTGGGATAACTCCCCTGTCTCAGGCATCTCGTGGCGATATGGGCACTCAGCACCTCTTGTACATTCACCCCGCACATAGAAACTGCAAACATGAGCTCGGTTCCTCTTGTAATATGGTGAAGTCCTCTGAAGCTTCAGAATGGTATCATTTGGACGGGCCTTTCCATATGAAGAGTCATAATCTATGCCAGCTGCAGCCTGCATACATATAAAGCATGAACTTCCATTCGGAGGAACTAATCATAGATTCAAGAGGCAGGCACAAGAAGTTGAGCATGGGTGACATAAGCAGATAAATTGTACAAGGCAGTATGGAAAATCAGAGTACAGTTAAAAGATATTGTGGTTATTAGTTATCAATATACTTTAAGCGCATCCATCTCACTAAGTTTTAGTAGATCATTGCAAGTCACAATGAAATTTGGTTTTTAGTGTCATCCTGTCATAAAACCAGTGATTTAGACATGCTCACTGCAGTAGATATGGAAGTTAAGTATCACTCcatcccaaattacttgtcgcagaaatggatagaaaatagatgtatctagaactaaaaatacatctagatataagCAAAATCACATCTAGTAAATGATGGCAGCAAGATTGTGATGAAAAATAAAACATACCTTACGATCATGCTCTTCTGCAAAGTACTCACGGTTGACATCACTCCTTGGAATTGCATCATTCGAATTGATCGCGAGTGCCGTATCGCGAACCTGAACTGGCAGACCATATTCAAGGTCCAGAAGGCAGACCTGGCAGACGTTTTTCAACTTGCAGCACGTCTGGCAGATCTCTGTCTTCTTGTACCTTGCATCCCGACCAGGTCTCCAACGGAAGACAGTAAAAGGACGCGCACAGATCTTGCATTCCTTGTCATATTCTGCTCTGAGCTGCCAACGCAAACAGGAAAACTGGTAAATAATCCGTCTTACAAAGAACTGAAGCAATAGAGAACAAGGAGCAGTtcacagaaacaaaaaaaaaagcTTTAACTGCAGATGTTTTCACATCCACTGCATGTTTAATTGTACCCCTAAACCATCTGATTGATACCTTCTTTCTGTTTTGCTATCCAGTTAACTGCTTACATCTAATTTACCCATAGATAGACACAACCGCAGGGACAGGTAAACAACCACACATGTAACCAAGCAGACCAATCCACCCCGAGCTACCGATTTGATACTTGGTAAAAAATTCTACAACGTGGCAACTACAACAACACAACCAATCTGTTCAGTTCAGCCGAGAGCTACTGATATCGATTTTATTTAAAAAATCCTAAAACGCGGAGAAGTTCTAAACGAAGCGCACGCCAGCGAGACAGACGCTAGCTTCGACTCCGATCTACTCCCCAACGTAGAGACAAACAACCGCACCGAGCAGATCGCGGCGGCGCGCACAAAATCGCGCCGACGCCACAGCCGGACCAGCAACCGAGCGCGCGAATCGACAaggtagggttagggtttgggggggaggggaggggagggggcgcgcgacgcGTACCATGCGGACGTAGGGGTTGTCGCCGAGGCACGACTCGCAGATGATGGGGAAGTCCGACCGCTCCCAGCCGTCGGCCTGCGCGTCCCGCAGCAGCCGgtgcgccatcgccgccgccgccgccgatgcagTCGCCGAGAGGCAGCGAGAGCGAGAAGGGAGCGCACGGGACGAGACCTCGATTCGATTAGACGACCGCGACGCGCTATCGGGCTCTCTCTTTCTCGTCTGGCCTGGGTGGGTTGGCTGCCTCTATTTAAATGGGCTTGGGTCATCCGGGCCTTAGTCGGCTTCTAAGACGTAGGCCCGACCGACATACGGATTGCAAGGGCCCAGATAGTCAGCCAATATTGGGTAGTTGGTTTAGCGGCCCACTAGAGAAAGTTAACTCGGCCGACGGCTTGGGCGACCCCGGCAGAGGTGTCGAGCTGCGGCgagatggacggcggcggcggcgacggcgggaggAGCAGGGAGCTGGAGAGGCTGCGGGCGGAGAGGGACGAGCTAGACGCCCGCATACGGCTGCTAGAGTCGGAGCTCGAGGCCGGCTCCGCCGCTCCGGTCTCACCCGGGGCGGGGGTGGGAGACGGCGGGTGCGTCGGCGGTGGCGGTGcgtgccaggcgcgccctgggctcgCGGATGCCGATTCCCTCCCGGCCGACATGATCTACCGGTacagccgccacctcctcctcccggaCTTCGGGGTCGAAGGTTTGTCAGCTCTCAGCTCAACTGCACACCTGCTCGGCGAGGCTCGATGAACCTGCCCTCTGACGCCTTGCTAACAACGTGGCAGGCCAGAAGAAGCTCTCCCGGTCATCGATTCTGGTGGTCGGCGCCGGGGGACTGGGCTCGCCCGTGGCGCTGTATCTAGCAGCTTGCGGTGTTGGTAATGCTCCTGCCCTGTCCCTGTTGCTGCTGGACTGAAGCCGTGTGCAGGGCACTTCTTCTTGCTGTCACTGACGCATTGCTTTCCTGTAACCCGCTGTCCTCCTAGGGGTCTTGGGCATTGTCGATGGTGATGATGTTGAGCTTAACAACCTTCATCGACAGGTATGAATAACTTGGGATTTGCTTTGCTCCTCTTATCTCCTATTCTCTTATCTTTATGTCAATCTACCTTCTGAGTTATGTTGGCAATCATGCCATCTGTCTATCTGAGAAACAAATCTGAATGATAGAAGTAGGCAAAATATTCTCATTCGCTTTTCAGGGTGTTAGCTATCGAATTCGGTCACTTTGCTTGATAAAAGTGGACCTTTTGAACATAACTGCTCATCAGAAATTGGTTGCTATTTCAAGTATTTAACAGTGACGGGGCATGCTATTCCTCATATTAAATATTTGAATGTTGTCTTAGATAATCCACCAAGAAGCTTACATTGGAAGATCGAAAGTGAAGTCAGCAGCTGATACTTGCCGTGCGTAAGATACTGCTCTTTCAACCATTCTTTGTATGGTTGTATCCCCTCTCTTTTTGCGAATGTGGTTGTACCCCCTTTTAAATAGTATTTATGGCAAAAAAGCTCTTGCAGATTTGAGGCTACCGTGTAAATAATTTCAGTTGTGTTATTGTGAAATCAGGATTAATTCGTCTATTA
The sequence above is drawn from the Triticum aestivum cultivar Chinese Spring chromosome 7A, IWGSC CS RefSeq v2.1, whole genome shotgun sequence genome and encodes:
- the LOC123151931 gene encoding zinc finger CCCH domain-containing protein 40 gives rise to the protein MAHRLLRDAQADGWERSDFPIICESCLGDNPYVRMLRAEYDKECKICARPFTVFRWRPGRDARYKKTEICQTCCKLKNVCQVCLLDLEYGLPVQVRDTALAINSNDAIPRSDVNREYFAEEHDRKAAAGIDYDSSYGKARPNDTILKLQRTSPYYKRNRAHVCSFYVRGECTRGAECPYRHEMPETGELSQQNIKDRYYGVNDPVALKLLGKAGEMPSLQPPDDETIRTLYIGGLDNRVSEQDLRDQFYAHGEIESIRMVIQRACAFVTYTTREGAERAAEELANKLVIKGVRLKLMWGKPQAPRQDDDEAGRQGHVSHGGLLPRAVISQQHSSDQPQPPGMEGQQQVAPQGSGYFNIPPPPAVDQRMYPSMDPQRMGAVVRSQEGDGSKAGPQHAGQAQASSSSGQGYPMRPPLPPYYQGAQYPPYYPPPPYGGGYMAPPRMPYPPQYPPYRPMLAPPAQQPQGSSSQQPVPAPAGQQQAQAPRAQQQPPAAAAQN